From Malaciobacter mytili LMG 24559:
GAATAAAGATAAATTAAATGGTTTATCAAAATCTCTTAAAAGAGCTGGTATTGATACACGTAATTTAGAGCAAGATAGTAGGCTTTTACGTCTTAGTTTAGTGAACTTAAAAAAGGCTTCTAAGATTGATATTAAAATCAAAGGAGCAAAAGAGCAGTTCTCTCAACAAAAAGCACATATCCTTGGAATTGGTGCTGCTATTTATGGATTAAAAAAGACTTCAGATGTAGCAAGTGATGTTTTAAAAGCACAAGGTGAGATTAGATCACTTGATATTAGTAAAAGAGGTATTGATGATATAACTAAAGCTGGTCATAGGATGAGTTTACAATTTGGACAAATAACTGCTCCTCAATTTATTCGAGCCAGTTATGATATTAAAAGTGGTATTGCATCATTAAGTGAAAGAGGTGTAAGAGACTTTACTAAAATGGCAGCAACTACAGCTGTTGCAACAAAAGCTCAAATTGCAGATATGACAAAGCTTTATGCTTTAGGTTACGGAATCTTTAGAAAAGATTTTAGCTCTGATATGAACTTTGGTAAAAGTTTCAGTGGTGCAATAGCAGCTTCAGTTCAAGCCTTTAGAACTGATGGAGCAGATTTAGCAGCTGGTATTTCAAATGTTGGGGCTAGTGCAAAAGCTATGGGAGTATCACTAGAAGAAGAGTTAGCCATTATTGGACTTTCTAAAAGTGCTTTTGATAGTGCAAGTGAAGCTGGTAGTGGATATAGAGGTTTTTTAAGTGGTGTAGGTAAAGCTCAAAAGAAATTAGGACTAGAGTTTACCGATAGCCATGGAAAAATGCTACCAATGGTTGAAATTCTTGGAAAAATTAAAGATAAGTATGGTGATTTAGATTTAGCTGAGAATGATGAGTTAAAAGAAGCATTTGGAAGTGAAGAGGCTATTAAAACTATCTCTGCGTTATTGCCTAAAATGAATGAACTTGAAGCAGCTCAAAAAAATATCTCAAAAGCTATGGAAGGTGGACTAGAAAAGTCTGAGAAAATGGCTTTAGCTATGGATAGTGGTTATGGCTGGGAGAAAATGGGTAATGCTGTGTCATATGCAAGTTTTACTTTTGGAAAAGTTTTAACTCCAGTAGTAAATTTTGCAGCAACTACTTTAGGTGGATTCGCAAAAAGCATAGCTTGGGTAGATGAAAGAGTATCTTGGTTTATACCTCTTATAAGTGGAGTGACTTTTGGAATTATTGGGTTATATACAGTAATAAAAGTGGCCACTTTAACTAAGCTTGGATTTGCATTAGCAACCAATACTGTAAGAAAAGCAATGTTTTTAGGAATGGCTCAAAACTATATGAGTGCAACTTCTTTAAATGCATTGAATTTAAGAATGAAAGCTTACTCTTTGTGGACAACAGTAGTTACTGCTAAACAGTGGCTTTTTAATGTTGCACTTAATGCTAATCCTATTGGGTTAATGATTACTGGTGTTAGTGCATTAATTGGTCTTGGAGTTATTTTATATAAAAAATTTGAACCTGTAAGAAATCTGTTTAATGGCTTATATGAAGGTGGAAAGAAACTACTTAGTTTTATAGGTTTTGGTGGAGAGGATGAAGAGAGTAATCCAACTAAGAAAAGTGATACTACTAAAAAGTTAGCAGCAACAGCAATTACTACAACTGCATTAGCTACTAATCCAATTAAAACTGGAGAAGTAAAACCTCAAGCAGCTGTAACTCAACATAATGCATATACTTTAAAAGTAGATGCATCAAATGCAAGTAGTAATGTCGATGTAACAAGAGCTATTGAAGAGGCTATTGAAAATGCAGAGCGAAGAAAAAGAAATAGAAGTTTTGAGGATTAATGATGTTAGGAATGATAGATGAATATGAATTTAGAATGACAAAAACTCAGTTAGATTCTATTACTGAAGAAATTGACTTTGGTATTGTAAGCTCATTTAGAATAGGTAATTATCCTAAACATCAAGCCTCTTCAAAGGGTAAAGAGAGTTTTACTTTATCAGGTACTTTACTTATGCAAAGTATTAAAGAACTTGAAGTTTTAAAAGAACTTGGAAGAAAACAAGAACCAGTGGTTCTATCTCTTCCAAGTTTACCAACTATTCAAGTTAAGATGATGAATTTATCAATATCTAAATCTAATTTCTTAAATACAGGGGAACAATTGGAACAAGGATTTACATTAAAGCTTGAGAGGTATGAAAAATGATTGTATTAATCAAACAAGAAAATCAAACTCTTAATGATGTGGTTTTAGAACATTATGGAGACTTAACTCATTTAGATAATGTAATTGCTTTGAATCCTAAACTTCTTTCAAAGGTGGTTTTGGATTTAGGTGATACGGTTGAGCTTCCACAGTTTGAAGAAACAATTATAGAGAAAACAGTAAAAGCACTTTGGAGTTAAAATGCAACCAATCTATAAAATAGAAGCTAATGGTGTTGATGTAACAAAACAGCTAAATAGTGAAACTTCAGAGATTACTTTTAATGATGAAGCTGGAATTGTTTCTGATGAGATTACTTTAAGAGTGGAAGGACTACATAAAAGACCTAAAAGAGATGATGAACTAAAGTTGTGGTTAGGAACTAAAAAGACAAGTCTTTTTTATTGTGGATTATTTAAGGTTTCAAGAACACCAGTAAGTTATGGAGAAGAGAATTTTTTACATATTACTGCAACTGCGGTTGATTTTTCTAAAAATTTAAAGGTTAAAAGAAGTCAAACTTTTGAAAAATGTTCAATTAAGCAAGTATGTCAAATTATAGCTACTAGGCATGGACTTACTTTAAAAAGTGATTTTGATGAGATATTTATTTTACATCTCGAGCAGACTATGGAAAGTGATTTACATTTTTTAAAAAGAATATCACAAGAATATAATGCACTATTCTCTATAAAAAATAATACACTTATATTCGTTAAAAGAGTGAAAGAAGGTCAAAAGTCTAATGACTTACCAAGATTTTATTTAAGTAAAACAGATATAAATAATATAAGAATAGAACCAACTAATAAAACCTCATATAATAGTTGTAAAGCTGTATGGCGTGATATTAAATCTAATAGTCAAAAGAGTCTTATTGTTGGAGATGGTGAGCCTATTTATATGTTAAGAGATGCATTTGAAAGTGAATCAGATGCAAGAGCAAAAGCTGAAGCTGCTTTACAAAAGGCAAACTCAGGAACTAAAGAAGGATCTATTAAATGTGATGGATTTGAAATTTATGCTGGAGCTATTTTAGTATTAAATGGAACCTTAGAAGATGATGATGAATATCATATCAAAAGAGTAGATCATATAGTCAATAAAAGTGGATGGCATATTACCATCAAAATAGAAAATTAACTACAAACCACAGCCATCTTCCCCAAGCTGACTGCATACGAATATTAACGAAAAAAGTTGCGAGCATTTAAATATGTGACTTTTTGGAACGGAGAAAAAAGAATGCAGACTACAAAACTAAAAGCACCCTTTGCATGGGTAGGTGGTAAATCAAAACTAGCCAAAGATATTGTTGAGAAAATACCAGAGAAACATACTACTTATATTGAAGTTTTTGGAGGAGCTTTAAGCGTTCTATATGCTAAAGAAAAATCAAGACTTGAAGTTGTTAATGATATAAATGGTGAGCTTATCAATTTACATAGATCTATAAGAACTAATCCTGAGACATTAAACTTTTATTTAAATCAACTGTTGTGTTCAAGAGAGCTATTTTTTGCTATTAGAGATGGACATATGAAACCACGTAATAAAATAGAATCTGCGGCTTTTTATTTATATAAATTAAATCAATCATTTGGAGCTAAAGGTGATAGCTTTGCAATGAATGCTAAAAGTGGTCGTAAACCAAAAGATATATATAAATCATATCAAAAGTGGAGTAAACGTCTAAAAGGTGTTACTATTGAGAATATGAGCTTTAATAAGTTAATACCTTTATATGATAAAGAAGAGGTATTCTTTTATGTAGATCCTCCTTATGTATCAACAGAGAGCTATTACAAAAATACTGGTAGATTTGGAAGAAAAGAGCATGAGGAATTAGCAACACTATTATCTCAAGTAAAAGGTAAGTTTTTACTATCTTATAATGATTGTGAACTTGTAAGAGAGCTGTACAAAGACTTTAATATAATAACCACAAAAGAGATTAATTATACACTTGGAGCGAATATGCACAAAAAGAAAAAGAGTGTTAGGGAAGTTTTTATTATGAATTATTGATATAATACTCCAAGTTTAATACTTGGAGATATTATGAATGAACAAAGATATGATATAGTGGATATGGCTGAAAATGCTAGTGCATTTGGTTTTTCTTTAGGGAAAGGTGCATTAAAGTATATTTATAAAGTCAGTTCATTAGAAGCTTTAAAAGATAGCTTTAATGCTTTTGATTTTGAACGTTTACTTCAGCGTTGTGAATACTTTGTATATGAGCACGATAAGATAAGTGAAAATACAAAGAAAGAATTTTATGCAGACTTAAAGCATAATACACAAAACCAAAACTTTATATATGAATTTGTTGAGAAACTAAGAACTACACCTTTTGATTTAAATGCTCGTATAGTTGCTAGATTATCTTCTGAACTAGTAAAAAATAAATCTTTAAACTATTATGAAAGTATTATTTTAACAAATATACATATGTTTAATAATATTGACTGGCATAAAATCTACAATCATTTAAAGGATATATATAGTGGTTCTTTGCAATCACATAGTATTTCTTTAAAGACTCAAGCTAAAACTTTTCCAGTGAATGACTATAAAGACCATGTAATATTTAATAAACTAACTTTACTGGGGGTTATTCTTCCATCAACTGTTGTTCAGCAACCAGCTCAAGTAATGGAACCTAAAAATACGTTTCAATTTGAAAGTCCAACATATTATATTACTGATTGCACGGATGCTTTTTATAAAATTCTTGGGGATGTTATAGAATATGATACAAAGCTTCAATGATATTATAGAGAGACTCAAGGATATTTTATCAAATGAGATAAAGAATAAAAAGATGTATGATAAAGATGTTGCACAAGCTCTTGGAATAGAAGCTTCAAACTTCAGAAAACTAAAACATAGAAATAGTGTGCCATATTTTGAGATTATGACTTTTTTAGCCAAAAGAAATATATCTATCAACTGGTTTTTCTTTCTTCAGCTTCCTGAGTCTTTAATTGAACCTACATCTAACTATATAATATTAAAGTATCAAAGAACAGTTACAGCTTCAGCTGGAGGTGGTGCAATTAACTATGAAGTAAATCCATCTCCTTTAATAATTGATAAGCAGCTATTAGATTATATAAATAGTAACTATAAATATACTGAAGTCTTACAGGCATTAGGAGAGTCCATGGAGCCTGATATAAAAGATGGTAGTTTATTGTTTATAGATAAGAGTCAAAGAGATATTAATAGTAAAGGTGTCTATCTTATAAATACTAATGATGGCTTATATATTAAGCGTATAGAGATTAAAGATAATAAAGTAGTATTAATGTCTACCAATAAATCATATGAAGATATTACATTAAATATAGATGATGTTAGTATCATTGGAAAAGTAAGTGGAGTATTAATAAAAATATAGTTTAAAACATTTGCTTTTAAAATGTTAGTAAATGTTTGATATAGAAAAAGATAAAAGATATATATTTGGTTATAAAAAGTAAGTAAGAGTTATGTAAACAAAAGCGTAATTTAAGGGTTAAATCTTAACTTATTAATATGTACACACATTTCATAAGCAAATAATTCACATTTCATAAGCCGTTTTACAATTAAGAATAATAAAATAATATAACAACTAATTTAGTTATTTATGAAAAAATAATGAGTTTTAAATTAAAAAATATTTTTTTGACTAATAGTCAATAAAAAGTTTTATTTAAGAAAAAAGTTCTATAATTTCATCTTGACCGACAGTCAGTCATAAAAGATTTAAGATTTCACTATGGAGAATTGATGCCAAAAATAGTAAATAAAGAAGAAAAAAGAAGAGAGATTGCTTTAGCTTGTAGTGACCTTATCCATGATGTAGGAATTAAAAAAATAACTGTTTCACAAGTTGCAAAAACTGCAGGGATTGGAAAGGGAACAATATATGAATATTTTGAAAATAAAGAAGATATTATTTTTCAAATAATAAATATTCATATAGAAGAGTATCATAAAGAATTTTCAGAAAAAATCAAAAAAGAAAAAACGACAAGAGATAAAGTATTACATTTTTTTAAGTTTGTTATTGATAATTCTGAAGAAAATATGAAACATTTTAATAGGTTTAAAGAGTATCTTTCAATTGTACTAAGCGAAGAAAATGATGAGATGCTTAAATTCAATTGTAGCTGTAGTACATTTTTTTATTCTCAGTTGGAGAACATTTTACAAGAAGGTATTAATAAAGGTGAATTAAAATCATGTGCAGTTGATTTAGTTGATATTATTTTGACTTATGAAAGAGGAGTTGCTATTACTAAAATGACTCAAGATAATGTTGATATAGAAATGTTGTGCAAAAAATTTGTAGATAACTTATTTGAATTAGTAGAGATTAAGTAAAGCTTTTAAGGAGTAATAGTGATAAAAAAAGTGTTATTTGTTGCAATTGTTGCAACATCTTTATTCGCACAAGGTGAAGCTTTAGTAAATACTGAGAGCTTAAAAAAAGGGAAAATTAATCCTTTAACAGAATTTATTGGGAGTGTTAAATTTGAAAATAGTTCAAATTTAGCAAGTGAGAGTAATGGTTTAGTAAAAAAAATATTTTTTGAAGTTGGAGATAAAGTTAAAAAAGGACAAACTTTAATAAGTATTGATTCTTCAATTTTAGATGCACAAATAAAAGCGGCAGTTGCAGCAGTTAAAATTGCCCAGGTAGAGCTTAAAAATGCTACTAATGATTATAATAGATATAGTGCTTTATTAAAAAAAGATTCAATTGCTCAAAAAAGTTTTGATGATGTATATTTAGCTTATGAAATGGCAAAACAAAAAGTTGAGTCATCAAATGCAAATTTAAAAGAATTACAAATTCAAAAAGATAAAAAGAGTTTAAAAGCACCATATGATGGAATAATCGTTGAAAAAAGTGTAAATTTAAATGAGTGGGTAAGTAATGGAACTAAAATTGCAAAGATTGTAAATACAACTGATTTGGAGATGACATTTAATCTTCCATTAGAGTATGTATATCAACTTGATAAAACAAAAAAATATGAAATTTCATTAGCTGATACAACTATTCAAGCAAAATTATACGCAGCAATTCCAAGTGGAGATACTTTAACTAGAACTTTTCCAGTTAGATTTAAAGCAAGTATAAAAGATAAGTTTATTTTTGATGGAGCACAAGCAAAAGTAAAACTTGCTAAAAAAGTAAAAGAAGATGCTTTTGTAATTAATAGAGATGCTGTTATTAAAAGATTTAATCAAGATTTAATTTTTGTAATTGATGATAAATCTATGGCAAATATGATACCTGTACAAATTATAGGTTTTGATGGATTAAATGCGGGTATTCAAGCACAAGGTTTACAAGAAGGAATGAAAGTAGTTGTAAAAGGAAATGAAAGAGTTTTCCCAAATCAACCAGTAAAAGTTTTAAATAAATAGGAATTTTAATGGATTTAATTAAATTTTCAATCAAAAACCCAGTTACTATTATAGTATCTGTTTTGATTGTTGTAATGTTTGGTTTACTATCACTAAATAGTTTACCCTATCAATTAACTCCCAATGTAACAAAGCCGGAGATAAAGATTACAACATCATGGCCTGGGGCAACTCCTTATGAAGTTGAAAGAGAGATAATAGAAGAGCAAGAAGATGCTTTAAAAAGTTTAAATAATCTAATAGAATATGAATCTTCTTCTCAAGATAATTATGGAGAAATAACTTTAACATTTAAATTAGGAACAGATTTAAGAGCAGCTTTACAAGATGTTTCAAATAAATTAAATGAAGTTAGTTCATATCCTGATAATGTTGATGAACCAATAATTGAAACTGCAACAGCAAGCCCAGTTATTTGGATGATGTTACAAACATTAGAGGGAAATACAAGACATATTGATGAATATAAAACATATTTTGAAGATGAAATAAAACCACTTATTAAAAGAGTTAATGGAGTTGCCGGAACTATGGGTGGTGGTGGACGAGAGCAGGAGATGCAAGTTAATCTTGATGTAAATAAGTTAGCTTCTTATAATCTAACTATTAATCAAGTAATTGATATTTTACAAAAAGAAAATGTTGATATTTCTGCTGGTGTTCAAAATATGGGAAGAAGAGCTTATAGAATTAGAACAGTTCATAAGTTTACTTCAACACAAGATATTAAAAATATAGTGCTTATTTCAAATAGAGAACAAAGAGTAACAGTTGGTGATGTGGCAACAGTTGATTTTGGTTATGAAACAGCTAGTGGTGTTGCTATGTTTATGGGGAAAGATGGTATTTTCCTAGGAGTTCAACCAAACTCAGATGTAAATACTGTACAACTTACAAATGATGTAGAAAAAGTAGTAAATGAATTAAATGAGACTGTATTAAAAGATAGAGGTTTGAAAATCAAATGGATTTATGACCAAAGACCTTATATTGTTGGTTCAGTTGATTTAGTACAACAAAATATTATTATTGGTGGTATTCTTGCAGTATTTATCTTAATTTTATTTTTAAGAGCGGTATCTCCAACAGCAGTAGTTTCTATTGCAATTCCAATTTCAGTAATTGGTACATTTATTGTGCTTGATTTATTGGGAAGAAGTTTAAATACTATTTCACTTGCAGGTATTTCCTTTGCAGTTGGTATGTTAGTAGATAGTGCTATTGTAGTTTTAGAAAATATTGATAGACATAGAAAAGAGGGTATGAGTGTTTCTGAGGCTGCTTATGTGGGAGCTAAAGAGGTATGGGGAGCATTAATTGCAAGTGCTTCAACTACTATGGCTGTATTTTTACCTATTATTTTTCTTGAAGATGAAGCAGGGCAGTTATTTAAAGATATTGCTATTGCAGTAACAGCTGCAGTGTCTTTTTCTTTATTTGTGTCTATTGCTGTTATTCCAATGCTTTGGAAAAAGTTTGCAAGTATAAGTGGAAAAGAACCAAGGGGAAAAAGTTCTCTTACAAAATTTGGTGATAATATTGTTAAAAAATTTATGAGTATTGTTCACTTATCACTTAAAAGTACTTTTACAAAAATTGTAACAATTTTAGTTTTAGCAGTTTGATCTATTAGTATAATTTTAGTTTTATTTCCAAAGATGGACTATTTACCACAAGGTAATAAAAACTTAATTTTTAATATTTTAATTCCACCTCCAGGATTATCATACCAAGAAAGATATGATATGGGTGCATATTTAATGAAACAAGTAGAACCACATTATAATAAAGATGTGGGGGAATACCCTGGAATTAACAGAGCTTTTTATGTATCTTTCGGAGATTTTACTTTATTTGGTGGAACTTCAATGCATGAAAGTAGGGCAAAAGATTTAATACCTTTATTTAGACCAATTGTAAATTCACTTCCTTCAACTTTTGGAGTAACAATTCAAAGTGGAGTTTTTGAAAGTGGAGTTGGAGAAGGTAATAATGTAAATATTGATATTAGTGGTGAAAAAATTGAAGAGATTGCAGCTGTGGGAACTCAACTTTTTATGGCAGCAAACCAAATAATACCAGGAGCACAAGTAAGACCTGTGCCTTCAATTGAGTTACTATATCCAGAAATAAGAATTAAACCAAATCAAGATGCACTAAAAGCTTTAAGTATGAGTTCTCGGGATTTAGGAATAGTTGCAGATGTTTTTATGGATGGAAGACAAATAGGTGATTTTGAACAAGATGGTAAGAAAAAGATTGATTTAGTTGTAAGGGCAAAAGATGAGCAAATAAAAACACCTGAAGATATTTTAAACTCACAAGTTGTATTGCCAAATGGTTCTTTAGTTCCTTTTAGTTCTTTAGCATCTTATGAAAGTACAACAGGTATTAGTGAAATTAGACACTTGGATGGAAAAAGAACTATTACTCTTCAAATTACACCACCTCCTGGTATGACTATTGAAGAGACAATGACTCATTTAGAAAGTGCAATTTCAAAAATTAAAAATGAAGGTCAAATTACAAAAGGTATTGATGTAAAAATTAGTGGTACGGCTGATAAATTATCAGAAACTATTGGTATGTTAAGTATAAACTTTATTTTAGCCTTAGTAATTATATATTTATTAATGGCAGCATTATTTGGAAATTTCTTATATCCAATAGTTATTATGTTTACAGTTCCTTTAGCAACAGCAGGTGGATTTATAGGGTTGGCTTTAACAAATGCCTTTATTGCCCCTCAACCCCTTGATGTTCTTACAATGCTAGGATTTATTATCCTTGTGGGTATTGTTGTAAATAATGCTATTTTAATTGTTCATCAAAGTTTAAATCTAATAAGAGAGCAAGGCTATGAGCATAAAAATGCAGTAATTGAAGCAACAAGAACAAGAATTAGACCAATATATATGAGTTCATTAACTTCTGTATTTGGTATGTTACCTTTAGTTTTAGTTCCAGGACCTGGAAGTGAATTTTATAGAGGTTTAGGTTCGGTTATTACTGGTGGATTGGCTTTATCAACAGTATTTACTATTTTTATTACTCCTGCTTTACTAATGTTCTTTATTAAATTGGAACAAAGAGTAAAAACAAGAAGTAATTCAGTTGATTTAAGTAAAGCATAAAGGAAAAGCATGATAAAAAAAAGTATATTTTTATTAAGTGCATTTGTTGCTATTAATGCTAATGCTTTAAATATAGATAGTGCAATAAATCTTGCACTACAAAATAATAATGAACTTAAACAAAAAGTTTATGAATATGATGAAGCAAAAGAGAATATAGAGTTAAATAAATCAAGTTTTAAACCAAAACTTGATTTAGCTTATACATATACAGATAGAAGTAAAGTAGCAAGTGGCTTAAAAAGAGATTCAAGTGCAAGTGCAGTTGTATCATATAATTTATTTAATGGATTTTCAGATTATAACTTAGTTCAAAGTGCGAAATATAGTGCTAATGCAACAAATTTAAATCTTTATGCTTTTAAGCAAGATTTAGTTTATAATGCAAAAGTTGCATATATTAACTTTTTGGATAAAAGAAAAAATCAAAAAACTTATGAAGTTGCTTATAGCTTATTTTCAAAACAATATGAAGATTCAAAAAATAGATATGAACAAGGCTTAATTGCAAAAAATGAGCTTTTAGATGTTCAAGTTAAAATGTTAGATGCAAAACAAAATTTAACAAGAGCAAATAGTGATTTACAAATTGCAAAATATGAACTAAGTAATATTCTTGGTGGAATAGATTTAGAAAAAGAAAGTATTGAAGAGTTAAATGAAAAAAAGATTACTTTTCAAGAATATAAATTGGAATTTTTAGAAAATAGAAGTGAAATAAAAGCTTTAAAAATGAGTATTGATAGTTTAAATTCTCAACTAAATTCTACAAAAGGAGAATTTTTACCTTCTATTGATGCAAGTTTATCATATAATAAATATGGTGATGGTCCAACTGCAAAAGATGTAGAGCCAGATGATCAAAAAGTAGCACAAGTTTCATTAAAATGGAATTTGTATAATGGTGGTTCTAAATATTCCAAAATGGACATTAATAGACTAAAAGTTAGGCAAGTAAAAGAACAACTTGAAAAAACAAAACTTGATATAAAACTTCAATATCAAATTGCAAAAACAGATTTTGAAGTATCAACTGAAAACTTTGAGAGTGCTAAACTTGCTTTAGAACAAGCTAAAGAAAACTATAAAATAGTAAGTGATAAATTTGATGAAGGTTTAGTAAAATCTACTGATTTAACAGATGCAAACTATTTGCTTACAAATGCAAAACAAAAATATTATAAAGCATATTATGATAAGTTTTTATCTTTAGCAAAACTTGATAGGGTTTTTGAAAAAGGAATATAATGTCTGCATGGACTTATTTAATATTAGCAGGAATTTTTGAAGTGGGATTTGCTTCCACTTTAAAACTTACTGAGGGATTTTCAAAACTTGTACCAACAGCAATATTTTTAGTTTGTGCAAGTTTGAGTTTTTATTTTCTTACAAAAGCTGCACAAACTTTACCAATAGGAACAGCATATGCTGTTTGGACAGGTATAGGTGCAGTTGGTACAATAATTATTGGAATATTCTTTTATAATGAACCAATTGGAGCTTTAAGATTATTTTTCTTATTTACTTTAGTTGCTTCCCTTGTTGGATTAAAATTAGTTTCAAACTAAGGATAAATTTTGCAAATTTTACAAAAAGAATTTTCTTTAAAAGCAAAAAAAAGAGGATTTCATCTAATTACAGATGAGGTTCTTTTTAACTTAAAAGAGATACAAAGTTTTAATATAGGAACTTTAAATTTATTACTTAAGCATACAAGTGCAAGTTTAAGTTTAAATGAAAACTGTGATAGTAGTGTACGAAGTGATATGGAAAATTTTGTAAATGATGTTATTTGCAATAAAAACTATTTTATACACACTTATGAAGGAGAAGATGATATGCCAGCACATATTAAATCTTCACTTTTTGGTGTAAGTTTAACTATTCCTATAACTAATGGAAAATTAAATCTTGGAACTTGGCAAGGGATATATCTTGGAGAACATCGAGATAATGCTCAACAAAGAAAAATAGTTGCTACAATTATAGCAAATTAGGAAAAAAGATGAGAAGTTTAGTTTTTGATTTTAAACTTCTTAGTTTTATTATACTTTCATTGATATTTTTAGCTGCAAATTCTATTTTGTGTAGAATGGCACTTATAACTTCAAATATAGATGCTTATACCTTTACTTTTATTAGAGTCTTTTCTGGGGCTTTAACTCTTTTATTTTTATACTTTATTAAATATAAAAAATTTGAAGTTAAACTAAAAACTAATTGGCTAAGTTCTTTAATGCTTTTTTTATATGCAATTTGTTTTTCTTATTCGTATTTAAATATGCAAGCTGGAATTGGTACATTAATTTTATTTGCAATTGTTCAACTAAGTATGATAATTATTGCTTTATTTTATAAAGAAAAATTAACATTAAATAAACTTCTAGGAATTTTTATAGCTTTTAGTGGTTTAGCTTATTTATTATATCCCAAAGAAGATTTTTCTTTATCTTTTGAACATACCTTGCTTATGGTATTTTCTGGAATTGCTTGGGGTATTTATACAGTTTTAGGTAAAAAATCAAAAGATGCTTTTTTTAATACAAGTGATAATTTTATTAAAGCTAGTTTTTTTGCAATTTTATTTTTTATATTTTTTATTGATTTTATAAAAGTTGATAGTTTTACTTTTTTATTAGCTTTTATTTCTGGGGCTTTAACTTCTGCAATAGGGTATCTTTTATGGTATGAGGTTTTACCTAAAATGCAAATTATAACTGCAAGTATTTTACAACTTTTAGTTCCTATTTTAGCTATAGTTTTAAGTATAATATTTTTAGATGAAAAGCTAAGTTTGACTTTAGTTATTGCAACTTTTGTTATTTTATTTGGAATATTAATAACTTTAAAAAAAAGAAAATAATATGCAATATCTTATTTTAGATGAAAATAATATTGAAAATGAGCATATTTGTTGTGGCTTTTCAGATAAAAAGTGTAGTGAGGGATATAAAGCAAAAAAAACTTGGCTAAAACTTCAATTTAAAAATAACTTTATTT
This genomic window contains:
- a CDS encoding efflux RND transporter periplasmic adaptor subunit, with translation MIKKVLFVAIVATSLFAQGEALVNTESLKKGKINPLTEFIGSVKFENSSNLASESNGLVKKIFFEVGDKVKKGQTLISIDSSILDAQIKAAVAAVKIAQVELKNATNDYNRYSALLKKDSIAQKSFDDVYLAYEMAKQKVESSNANLKELQIQKDKKSLKAPYDGIIVEKSVNLNEWVSNGTKIAKIVNTTDLEMTFNLPLEYVYQLDKTKKYEISLADTTIQAKLYAAIPSGDTLTRTFPVRFKASIKDKFIFDGAQAKVKLAKKVKEDAFVINRDAVIKRFNQDLIFVIDDKSMANMIPVQIIGFDGLNAGIQAQGLQEGMKVVVKGNERVFPNQPVKVLNK
- a CDS encoding TolC family protein translates to MIKKSIFLLSAFVAINANALNIDSAINLALQNNNELKQKVYEYDEAKENIELNKSSFKPKLDLAYTYTDRSKVASGLKRDSSASAVVSYNLFNGFSDYNLVQSAKYSANATNLNLYAFKQDLVYNAKVAYINFLDKRKNQKTYEVAYSLFSKQYEDSKNRYEQGLIAKNELLDVQVKMLDAKQNLTRANSDLQIAKYELSNILGGIDLEKESIEELNEKKITFQEYKLEFLENRSEIKALKMSIDSLNSQLNSTKGEFLPSIDASLSYNKYGDGPTAKDVEPDDQKVAQVSLKWNLYNGGSKYSKMDINRLKVRQVKEQLEKTKLDIKLQYQIAKTDFEVSTENFESAKLALEQAKENYKIVSDKFDEGLVKSTDLTDANYLLTNAKQKYYKAYYDKFLSLAKLDRVFEKGI
- a CDS encoding DMT family transporter, with the translated sequence MSAWTYLILAGIFEVGFASTLKLTEGFSKLVPTAIFLVCASLSFYFLTKAAQTLPIGTAYAVWTGIGAVGTIIIGIFFYNEPIGALRLFFLFTLVASLVGLKLVSN
- a CDS encoding DMT family transporter; this encodes MRSLVFDFKLLSFIILSLIFLAANSILCRMALITSNIDAYTFTFIRVFSGALTLLFLYFIKYKKFEVKLKTNWLSSLMLFLYAICFSYSYLNMQAGIGTLILFAIVQLSMIIIALFYKEKLTLNKLLGIFIAFSGLAYLLYPKEDFSLSFEHTLLMVFSGIAWGIYTVLGKKSKDAFFNTSDNFIKASFFAILFFIFFIDFIKVDSFTFLLAFISGALTSAIGYLLWYEVLPKMQIITASILQLLVPILAIVLSIIFLDEKLSLTLVIATFVILFGILITLKKRK
- a CDS encoding secondary thiamine-phosphate synthase enzyme YjbQ, giving the protein MQILQKEFSLKAKKRGFHLITDEVLFNLKEIQSFNIGTLNLLLKHTSASLSLNENCDSSVRSDMENFVNDVICNKNYFIHTYEGEDDMPAHIKSSLFGVSLTIPITNGKLNLGTWQGIYLGEHRDNAQQRKIVATIIAN